In one Paraburkholderia megapolitana genomic region, the following are encoded:
- a CDS encoding NAD(P)/FAD-dependent oxidoreductase, with product MADSLDLRADALIRNSWYEASAPRPATDDPSLQGAHDADVCVIGAGYAGLSVALECRARGLSVIVLDAHRPGWGASGRNGGQTLVGFAKDEVIERQLGLDGARAAWALSVEGVRLVRERIERYGIDCDFTPGYLTVATRPKRVPDLRAWMDAATQRWGYTQLSWLDTDAIRARVASQRYLAGVYDPLSGHLHPLKYCLGLADAARREGAQLFAHSPVLEVVRGAQPRVRTSAGEVRCRFVAACGNATLGGVLPAAVAARIAPIASYIVATEPLGEARANALIAGREAICDNNFFLDYFRLSADHRVLFGGRASSTGASPAQLTEAIRQRMLAVFPQLADVRTAYAWGGFVDVTRNRAPDFGMIDPNYFYVQGFSGHGVALTGIAGCVVAQAIAGDSAAFDLFAALRHARFPGGPALRGPALEIGMLYHRVRELF from the coding sequence ATGGCTGACAGTCTCGATCTGCGTGCGGACGCGTTGATCCGCAACTCCTGGTACGAAGCCAGCGCCCCGCGCCCCGCTACCGACGATCCGTCGTTACAAGGCGCGCATGACGCCGACGTATGCGTGATCGGTGCGGGTTATGCGGGTTTGTCGGTGGCGCTCGAATGCCGTGCGCGCGGGCTGTCGGTGATCGTGCTCGATGCGCACCGGCCCGGCTGGGGTGCGTCGGGGCGTAACGGCGGCCAGACGCTGGTCGGTTTTGCCAAGGACGAGGTGATCGAACGGCAGTTGGGGCTCGACGGTGCGCGCGCTGCCTGGGCGCTGTCGGTCGAAGGTGTGCGGCTCGTGCGCGAGCGCATCGAGCGCTATGGTATCGACTGCGATTTCACGCCCGGCTATCTGACTGTCGCGACGCGGCCCAAGCGTGTGCCGGACCTGCGTGCATGGATGGACGCTGCCACGCAGCGTTGGGGCTATACGCAGCTCAGCTGGCTCGATACCGATGCGATCCGCGCGCGCGTGGCATCGCAGCGCTATCTGGCCGGCGTCTACGATCCGCTCTCCGGGCATCTGCATCCGCTCAAATACTGTCTCGGTCTCGCCGATGCCGCGCGGCGCGAAGGTGCTCAGCTATTTGCGCATTCACCGGTGCTCGAAGTCGTGCGCGGCGCGCAACCGCGCGTGCGTACCTCGGCCGGCGAAGTGCGCTGTCGCTTTGTCGCGGCTTGCGGCAATGCGACGCTCGGCGGTGTGCTGCCGGCGGCGGTCGCGGCGCGCATCGCGCCGATCGCGTCGTATATCGTTGCCACCGAACCGCTCGGCGAAGCGCGCGCGAATGCGTTGATCGCAGGGCGTGAAGCGATCTGCGACAACAATTTCTTTCTCGATTACTTTCGCTTGTCCGCCGATCATCGGGTGCTGTTTGGCGGTCGTGCGAGTTCGACTGGCGCGTCGCCGGCGCAACTCACCGAGGCGATCCGTCAACGGATGCTCGCGGTCTTTCCGCAACTCGCCGATGTGCGTACGGCATACGCGTGGGGCGGGTTCGTCGATGTCACGCGGAACCGCGCGCCCGACTTCGGCATGATCGATCCGAATTACTTCTATGTGCAGGGGTTTTCAGGGCATGGTGTCGCGCTGACCGGTATCGCGGGATGTGTCGTTGCTCAGGCGATCGCGGGTGACAGCGCTGCGTTCGATCTGTTCGCCGCGCTCCGGCATGCGCGCTTTCCGGGTGGGCCGGCGTTGCGGGGGCCGGCGCTTGAGATTGGGATGTTGTATCACCGGGTGCGGGAGCTTTTTTAG
- a CDS encoding amidase, producing MSVDLSLIERSACEVVDLLREETVSPHDLLDTLAAQIARVEPQVNALPTLCFERAHAHADALLKKPVSERGLLCGLPVPIKDLTDVAGVRTTRGSRVYRERVPETSDAGVTLLEARGGVVYAKSNTPEFGSGGHTYNSVFGITRNPWDLSRSAGGSSGGAAAALASGTAWIAQGSDLAGSLRTPSSFCGVVGLRPTAGRVAYGPAANPFDTLGIHGPMARNVTDAALLLDAMCGEVVSAPLSLSEPTTSFLEHARQPQRPARVAFSEGLGIATAEPEILAICRQAMDRLTNAGIGVEQSDIDLSAATHAFHALRGVAYAANYEDVLAQHRDVLNPNVIWNIEFGLQVDNRAMVSAHRTRGELFHKMNALLQHYDVLICPAAIVLPFPVEARDIRDAAGKHFETYIDWLAISYAVTLTGMPVIAIPCGMSASGLPVGIQIVGKVRGEAALLSAARAIEEVIGTWAVGKPETA from the coding sequence ATGTCCGTCGACCTGAGTCTGATTGAGCGCAGCGCGTGCGAAGTCGTCGATCTCTTACGCGAAGAAACAGTGAGTCCGCATGACCTGCTCGATACGCTGGCCGCGCAGATTGCGCGCGTCGAGCCGCAGGTCAATGCGCTGCCCACGCTGTGTTTCGAGCGCGCGCACGCGCATGCCGATGCGTTGCTCAAGAAGCCGGTTAGCGAGCGCGGTTTGCTGTGCGGCTTACCGGTACCGATCAAGGACTTGACCGATGTGGCCGGTGTGCGCACGACGCGTGGCTCGCGGGTCTATCGTGAGCGCGTTCCGGAGACCTCGGATGCCGGTGTGACGCTACTCGAAGCGCGCGGCGGCGTGGTCTACGCAAAGTCCAACACGCCTGAGTTCGGCTCGGGCGGACATACCTATAACAGCGTGTTCGGTATTACGCGTAATCCGTGGGACTTGTCGCGCTCGGCGGGCGGGTCGTCCGGCGGTGCAGCTGCGGCGCTGGCATCGGGCACGGCCTGGATCGCGCAGGGTTCGGATCTCGCGGGCTCGCTGCGTACGCCTTCTTCGTTTTGCGGCGTAGTGGGCTTGCGTCCGACGGCCGGGCGCGTCGCATACGGCCCGGCTGCCAATCCTTTCGACACGCTCGGTATTCACGGGCCGATGGCGCGCAACGTCACGGATGCAGCGCTGCTGCTCGACGCGATGTGTGGCGAAGTAGTCTCCGCACCGTTGTCGTTGAGCGAGCCGACGACCTCGTTTCTCGAACACGCACGCCAGCCGCAGCGTCCAGCGCGCGTCGCGTTTAGCGAAGGACTTGGAATTGCTACCGCCGAGCCGGAAATTCTCGCAATCTGTCGCCAGGCGATGGATCGATTGACCAACGCAGGCATCGGCGTGGAGCAGAGCGACATCGATCTGAGCGCGGCGACGCACGCGTTCCACGCACTGCGTGGTGTGGCCTACGCGGCGAACTACGAGGATGTGCTCGCCCAGCATCGCGATGTGTTGAACCCGAACGTGATCTGGAACATCGAGTTCGGCTTGCAGGTGGATAACCGCGCGATGGTCTCGGCACACCGCACACGTGGCGAGCTGTTCCACAAGATGAATGCGTTGCTGCAACACTACGATGTGCTGATCTGTCCGGCTGCGATCGTGCTGCCGTTTCCAGTCGAAGCTCGCGATATCCGCGACGCGGCCGGCAAGCACTTCGAGACGTATATCGACTGGCTCGCAATCAGTTATGCGGTCACGCTCACCGGCATGCCGGTCATCGCGATTCCATGCGGAATGAGCGCGAGCGGGTTGCCCGTTGGCATTCAGATCGTGGGGAAGGTGCGCGGGGAGGCAGCGCTGCTGTCGGCGGCGCGGGCGATTGAGGAGGTGATTGGTACGTGGGCTGTCGGGAAACCGGAAACGGCCTGA